Part of the Sulfobacillus acidophilus DSM 10332 genome, CCGGCAGCACCGGTGTTAACGACGGAACCCGCCGATTCTCGGCCGCCACCCGGTAAGTCCGAATGGTCCCCTCGGGGGACAACCAATGCGCCAAAAGGTCCGGCCCCAGGCCTGCCGTGAGGGCTAACAACGTCGACCCGGCCCGTTTCTCCCGGGCATTTTGTTCCTGCCAGCGGCTATCCATGGCCGAGCGCCCTTTCCTGTCCGTCCGGATCCTCCATCAATCGCTCATGGTCCGACGGCTCCTCCTGTCGGCGCTCCCAAGATCCGAAAAGCCCCCGTAACAAGTGGTAGAGAAGCGCCATAAAGGTGACCGTCAGCCCAACACTTAAAAGGACCAAAACCCCCGTTTGATGGTCGAGCCAGAGCGCGCGGACTAACAGCCATTCGCTATAGCTAATCCCAAGCGGCGGAACCCCGGACAACGCCAAGATACCGACGGCCCAAACCGTGCCTAATCGGGGCGCCCGGCGAAAAGCGCCTTGCCACGCATCCATTCGTTTCGCATGCAATCGTTCCGACAAATGCCCGCTGACGAAAAACGTACCCGACTTGATCCCCGCATGAAATATCCACTGCCAGAGGGCGGCGGCAATTCCCGCGGAAGTCCCCAACCCGAGTCCAATCGCCATCATGCCCACTTGCTCCACCGATGAGTAGGCCAATAACCGCTTCACCTCGCGCTGCATGAAAAGGGAGAATGAGCCCACCATAACCGATAGCACCCCTAACCATAATAGCCAGGGGGACCCCGAACCCACCGGGCCCATGGGGACGGCAGCCAAATAGCGATGAAGGGTCCAAAGAGTCAGCCCCAACAAGACCCCCGACAATAACCCGCTGACAGGCGCCGGCGCCTCGGCATGAGCGTCGGGCAACCAGGTATGAAAAGGCGCTAATCCCACTTTGGTTCCGAGACCGACAATCAACAGCACGCCGCTTAATTGCCGGATCCCCAGAGGAATATGGCGCCAGTGGGTCTCGAGATACCCGAAATTAAACGTCGCGAACCCGGCATGATGGGAACCGAGGCCCGCATATAGCAGGATCAGGCCCAAAAGCCCCAACAGTAAGCCGACCGACACAATCAGCACATATTTCCAAGCCGCTTCCAAGGCGCGCCGACTATGCATTTCTAAAATAAGCGCCGCCGAGGTGACGGTCGAGAGCTCCACCCAAAGCCAGGCGGCCGCCAGATTATCCGTCAGGGCCAACCCCGTTAACGAAGCCCAGAACCCGGCCCACCAGAGATAATAGCGGGTAAGCGGAACGGCCGGATGCTCCGCCGTCCACCAAAGACTATCCCCGGCACTCGCCCACGTAATCACCAGCACCACGAGCGCCAGGAGAGAACTCGGCTGGGTCAACCGAAGATGCGGGGCCAGAGTGAGGACGCCTACGCCCAAGAGGGCACTGAGCCACCCCCATACCGCTCGCGTCAGCCATCGACCGGGCCGGATCCATCCCAATACGGATAACCCCACTACGCCTAACGGTCCGCCATATAACACGTATGCCGTCATCCGGCTCACCCCCGTAGCCGCTTTAATACGCCGGTGTCGGCGGTACGAAACAAATGATGAAGGCGCTGATTAATCCAAAGCGCCACAACCCCTAAAAGGCCCACATCGATCAAAAGGCCCCATTCCAAAATGGCCGGTAAGGATCCGGTAAGAGCACGCGCCAATAACACCAATCCGTTTTCGACCACCATCAGACTCATTACCTGGGAAAGAAAATGACGCCGGGCCACAACGGTGAAAAGGCCGACAAACACGGTCGCCAGTCCCTCGGTCACCAGCGTCGGCGACGACACCAGCCCCGTCGTATCGAGGACACGACCCACGTGATAGACCACCGCCCACAAAAAGAGTCCTCCCACATAGGCCCAGAGCGGCAACGCCGGATCGCGATAATGCGCATCAGGCCAGACGGAAAAACCCCGCCAGACCATGGCCGGTACCAGTCCCGCTTTCATCGCCAAAGTCGCCCCCAGAAAAATCAAAAGTTCCGGATGTTGCCGAAGTGACGGGGTCCATTCCAACACCCCGACCGACACGCCCTGAGCGACCAAAGCCCCAATGCCGATCGGCACCCGGCGGGAGAGAAGAATCCCCAGCGCCCCCAAAAGAATCACCAATCCCGCGCTGTCCATGGTTAATCCAACCCTCCCTGCGCCAAAAATACGGCGACCGCACCGAGTCCCGCCGCCAGCAGAAGATACCCCGGCAACTGAAAATAGCGCCATTTAATCCAGTGGCTTTCGAGCCACCCAATCACGGCACTACCGACCAGCCATTCGGCACCCTGTTCCAACACGGCCCATCCCGGGGTAGACGAAAAAGGCCCCCAGATGACCCCGATTAAGCCGACCAGTAAGGTCCACTTCACCATCTGGGCCAGTTGCCACTCGGCTAATGGCCGTCCGCTGTATTCCAGCGTGACCGCCTCATGCATCATGGTCAATTCCAGATGGGTATCCGGATTATCCACCGGCAATCGCCCGGCTTCCGCCAATAAAACCAGCCCGTACCCCGCCAATGAGAAGGCGCCCATAATCCAGCCCAGCGGGAGGGTTTGGAGATGCGGCATCAGACGGACAATGGACGTCTTGTGGCTCACACTGGCCACGAACGCCACCACGGCCAGCCAAGCCGGTTCAATGCCCGACCCGACGGTTAAAATCCGACTCGCGCCCAAGCCGCCAAAACTCCCGGCCGTATCGATCCCCGCCAAACCGGTCCAAAACCGTTCCAACGCAAGAAGAAATCCCAGCAGCAAAAGGTTATCCGTATCCGTACCGAAAAGAGGCTCCCCCGCCCAAGGGACTAACCCCATCGCGAGCACGCCCACGGCCAAGGCTACGCTGGGCGCCCAGTGAAACACAAACGATGCGGGCTCAGGCACCAACGTTTCTTGGCGCCAACTGTTCGCCAGTACGTGATAATAAAAACCGGGACCAGGCCCTCGCCGTCCTTGCATCCGCGCTTTCACCATTTGGCTAACCCCATACCAAAACGGAGCGGATACAATCCCGATGACCGTCATGCCCAGTTGCCATACGATTTTCACGGACATCCCCCTACCGCCCCCGCACCCATAACAAGAACACGCCGGTGGTCACCAGCACATAGGCCACGTACCAACGAATCGGACCGGCTTGAACACGGGTCACCCAATGAGAAAGCCGCCAAGCCACGTGATAGAGCGGGCGGTAGAAATACCGATCCCAGACCGATTCGGTGCCCCCTTGATATTGCAGCCGTTCGGGATAATAGCGAGCTTGCGTCCCTTCCCCGATTAATTGCCGATGGGGACGGTAAAGCAGCGCAAACGTGGTCCGAACACTTTTAGTCATCGATACGGATGTCCACTGCATCGCGGACGACGCCTCGCGGCCCGTTGCCCAGCGGGGTACAGACCGCGTGTCGGTTCTCCGGCTCACGGCCTGAAGTCCCGCGACCAGCCCGCCCAAGGCCAATACGATGACCGGCAGATGGTCGAGTACCCCGAGCGTCGGCAGAGGAAACGGGTTGGCGGCCACCACCCGGGCCAGTTCGCGGATCGCCACTGCGGGAAATACCCCGATGGCCACCGAGAGCGTGCTCAAAAACAGTAACGGCCTCACTAAAGCGGCGGGGAGGGGTCGGCGACCGACCGGTCGGCGCGGTTCCCCCAAAAAAATGACGCCGACCGCTTTAACCATGGTCATCAGGGCCAACCCGGCGGAAGCCGCCAAACCTAACCCCACGGCCAACATCACCAGACCGCCGGCGGCCTGAAAGAATCGAAGATCCGTCAGGAGCGTTTGAAACGTCAACCACTCGCTCGCGAATCCGCTCAGGGGCGGTAACCCGCTCAACGCCATGGCCCCGGCCAAAAATGCCCAAAACACCCCAGGAATGGTGCGAACGAGTCCACCCAGTTGATCGGCCTCTAACGTCCCGGTGTGCTGCTCAACGGCACCCGCCGCCATAAACAGTTGACTTTTGAACAGTCCGTGATTAACCGTGTGAAAAAGGCCGGCCAGAAGCCCGCCGACCCACAGGGCAGGGTGCCCGGTGTCCTCTCCCAGTGCCCCTAACCCGAGCCCGACCACAATGACACCGATGTTCTCAATACTGGAATACGCCAAGAGCCGTTTCAAATCGGTTTCCATCACCGCGTAGAGGACGCCCGTCAGGGCCGACAAGGCTCCCAGGGCGATAATCGCCAAGCCTGTCCACTCCGGCATGGGCCCTAGATCGCCTATGACAAACTGCATGACGCCAAAGATGCCGAGTTTTATCATGACGCCCGACATGAGGGCCGACACCGAGGCCGGTGCCACCGGGTGGGCCCGCGGCAGCCATACATGAAAGGGCACGAGGCCGCTTTTGGTGCCAAAACCCAATAGCAACAGCCAAAACACCGTCATCTTAGTGGACAAAGGCAAATTCCTGGCCGCCTGTGCCCATTCGGTAAAGTGGGCCGAGTGGAGGGTGGCCGCCAACAAGAAAAATCCCGCCAAAATGGCCATCGCACTCATTTGCGACATGACCCAATAGATATAACCCTGTTTTAAAATGTTCGGTTGTTGGCGGTCCGCAATGACCAAAAAGAATGATGTCAGTGCCATGATTTCCCAAGCGGTCATAAAAACCCAAACCGTATTGGCCAATAAAACCCCCGCCATACTGATGAAAAACCAGGGTAACCAGCTGGCCACTTGCGGTTGACCATGCTCCCGATAGCCGTAGCGGAACCACGCCACGGCAATCCCGACCACGCCCAATAACATCAAAAAGACGGAGCGCAGAGGCGTAGCAGCCATTTGATGCGTCGTCCAGGGTCGAAACCAACTGTAGATGCCCAGCCCTAAAATGGCCCCCGCCAGTAACCCGATACCCGCGCGAGATGGCCATCCCGCCACAATAGGATTCGTTATGCGCATGCTCCGTCTGCTCCTCATCAATTACGATTCGGGTTCATCCAAAACCGAAACCCAGGTCGCCAACTGATTTTCGAATATCGTTCGCGCGGTATCCATCAAATCAAAAATGAGAGGATCTTTAACCGAGTAAAACACATTGGTCCCTTGTTTACGCGACTCCACCAAATGATGCGCCCGCATAACCGCCAGCTGCTGGGATACGGAGGAGGCTTCCACCATCAAAAGGCGTTGTAATTCGCCGACAGTTTTTTCCCCCGTCCGCAAAAGCTCCAAGATACGGAGGCGCAAGGGATGTCCCAAGGCTTTGAAGAGTTCGGCCTTAAAATCGTGTAGCGCGCCCAATTTTGTCTCACCAACCTTTACAAAACGATTATATCATCATATGCCCGATTATATATATTCAAATATTTATAGATTTAAGGGAATCGGGGACCTGACGTCTAGAGCTCGGACGTGCCGCATACAGTGCATCAAACACGTCCGGGAGGATCCGCGATGGCGTTGACCCGTCGACTGAAATGGCTGGCCCTAGGTATAACCCTTTTATGGGGTCTTTTATTGGCGGGATGCGGTGTTCAACCGCCACCCGTGGAGACGGCCCCTCCTCTTATGATCAATGACACGGTGAATAATGCCGTCCTGACGTTGCCGATTGTGGTGGCCGACCGTCTGGGGCTTTTTGCTCACCAACACTTGCGTGTCATTTTGAGGCCGGATCCCGCCGCCCCCCTCTCCCTCAGTTGGGCCGGAAGCCGCTGGCCGATTGAGGGGGTCTTGGCGGTGCGGCCCGATCTGGTCCTCGTCTCGCCCATTCCCGACCCTCATTTTCGCCTCCGGGCTCTCCGTCATTTACCCCTTTTCTTGACTCCGGCGGCCACGCCGGAAGAAGCTTGGGCCCGGCAGGTGCTCGCCCTTCACCAGGTCGTGGGGAATGATTGGAAAGTCATCCCGAAAGCGGAGGTGCTGTCGCTTTGGGCCCAGCGTCGGTTACCCTGGGTCATGGTGCCTCTGTCCGAGTGGCCGGCATTAAAAAACCGTGCCCCCGACAGCCGGATTTTGGCCTGGATCGGTGCCTCCACCGGTCCCCTGCCGACGGTGGTGATCACCGGTCACCCGGCTCGGCCCGGTCAATTGACCACTTTTTTGGCCGCCGTGAATCTGGCCCTCTGGTATATTCACACCACGCCGGCGGCTCAAGTCGCCCAATTAATCGGGCGCCCGACCGCCGAGGAAATCGCGACGATTCGGCAAGCCGATCACTATGGGATTTGGCCCGCCGTCACCCGACTCGACCCCGCCACCTACCAACGCGGCCGGCAATTTTGGGCGACCGGATGGCCTGACTATGAAACGGGCGTACGAAACCAGAGTGCCGACGCCGCCCTGACTTTCCATGGCTGGTAGGTTTTGGGGGTGACTTCCATTAATATCAGATCGGCCATCCCCGCCAAATGGCCGGTAGCCTTTAACCGGCCTACCGGCTGAAATCCCACTTTTTGATAGACCCGAATGGCTCGCGGGTTATCGTGCCGCACCCGCAGATAGATTTTCTCGAGTCCCAACGGCCCAAACGCAATCATCAGCATTTCGGATACCGCTTCTCCGCCCATCCCCTGATTCCAATAGCGCTTGTCACCTATCGAGACGCGCAATTCCGCCTCGCGCGCCCGCCAGGTGATATGTTCCAATTCGACGTCACCGATGAGTTCCTGCTGGTCATTGACGATTCCGAGCGCTAGGCGCCGGTTATCCTCATGTAATGAAAGCCACCAACGTTTCGGATCTAATTCATACGAAAATTTTTTTCCGGTCAGTTGATATATCTCCGGATCATTATCCCATTCCATAAGCCGGGCCACATCGCCGGGCTCTAACCGACGCAAACGACGATATGGTCCGTGATCCATTAAATGCACCCATTTCACCCCGCCACTCTTTTCACGCCTTAAGGGAATTCGACATAGCGGACAAAGTTCCTTTGTAGGGCGCCGTCATCGCCCGGTGATTTCTGATGGCAATGGTGGCATGGACCGCCAACCCCTCCAAAATTCATGATATTGGCGTTCCCTCTCGGTTGTGCTCTTGACCGGTTGTCCCCAATTGAGTAGCTTGGTCTTATGACAGCATTACGGGGCAAACGACTTTGGGTTATGCGGCACGGCCGACCTGACCTTCCGGATAATCCTTTTTTTATGACACGAGAAACGTTTAACCGCTTTCTGGAGGCGTATGACGCCGCGGGGCTGAGCGATCGGGAGAAGGATCGCTTACGTCGCCTCTATGAAGGATATCCGCGACCTGATTTGGTCGTCACCTCGGACTTGCCGCGGGCCCGCGAGACCGCCGAGCTTTTTGCCCGCTCCGCCCCAATTATTGAGGATCCGGTGTTTCGGGAAATTCCGGTGCGATTGCCGGACGTGCCGACGTGGTTTTTGTCCCGTCTCTGGCCGGGTGAGATTTGGTGGGGATATTTACGGTTTGCCTGGTTTTACGATATCCCTCCCGAAGGCCAAAAAAAGAGTCTGGAACGGGCCCAAACGGCCATCGGGAAATTGGAGCAGTATCAATCCGACGTCCCCAACTTGGCGGTGGTATCCCATTCGGGATTTCTTCTGGTACTGATTGACCAGCTCCAGCGAGCGGGTCGCATTCGGGGACGACGATTGCCGCATATCGGGTTTGGCCTCCCGACCGACTACATTTGGCAATAACGGTATAGCCCGCCTGCCCGAGGGAAATCCTTCCCCTTAAGGGGGGCGAACGATGAAACGCGCGGTCGTGCTGGGAGCCCGCTTCGGGGGGCTCGCGGTGGTGGCCTGGTTACGGCGCCTTTACTCTCCCGGCCATTTGGAGATCACCGTCATAGAACAATGGCAACGGATGATTTACCGGCCCGGCCTGGTCGACGTCTTTCAATCCGACCCGCTTTCCGTATTGCCGCGCCTGACGATCCCGCTCGCCTCCTATTTTCAAAAACGCCGGGTCCGTCTCCTTACCGATACCGTGGTTGGCATAGACCCCGAGAAGCGTCACGTCATGGTGGCTTCCCATGCGCCGGTACCGTACGACGTGTTATTTGTCGCAACCGGTATGGAACCGGCTTGGGACGCCGTTTCAGGCCTTAGTCGGCGGCACGGTGGGCTTTGCGAAGGCTATTTGGCCCGTCGCAGCGGCCGGCTCTTACACGCCGAGCCTCATGGGCGCATGGTGTGGGCGGTCGGCCCGCTCCTCGGAGTGGACCACTGGGATCCCCCGGTCACGGTCGGCTGCGAATGCCCCCTCTTGGAATCTCTTTTCATTTGGGATCGATATCTGCGGCAAAAGCACCGGCGCGACCAGGTTGAGCTGACCGTTGTCACCCCGGCCGCCCGTATTGCCGAAATGGTTGGTCCGCGGGCCCGCGAGTGGGTCTTAAGCGAACTCGACCGCCGCTCCATTCGCCTCGTCACCGGGGCCCGCTATCAACAAGTGACGGACCGTACCCTAGTTTTATCCAATCAAACCATCCCCTATGATCACAGTGTCTGGATCCCTCCCTATAGCGGTCCCCGCTGGGCCCAAAACACCCCGTTGGTCGATCAAGGCGGCTGGATTCCGGTCTCGGCCCATCTCCAACACCCGGTGTTTCCCGACATCTATGCGGTGGGTGACGGGGTGAGTCGCTCGTGGCCTAAGCAAGGGCATTCCGCGATGGTCGAAGCCCGGGTTGCCGTCACCCATTGGCATGCGCAACAAGAAAAACAAAAGCCCCCACCGCCTTTTCGCCCATTGATGCTCTGGGTGTTGGAAGCGGGGGGGCCTTCCGGTATTTTTCATGCCAGCACCACATTTTGGGGCGGATCACGGGACATTCTGTGGCAAGGCCGTTGGCCTGTCTGGGTTAAACGGAGTTTTGGTTGGGCCTATATTCGGCGGCAGGGCGACTTGCCGATCATGCCTTAAGCCTCCGCCGTCCACACCATCACGACATCGGTCGCCGGACGACGGGTTTGAACGTTCCGAAATCCCGCCTCTTTGAGCCAGGCCGGCATCTGATCGCCACGATGCCATCGGCGATGGGAACGTGCAAGCCATCGATAAGGCGCTTCTTCGGGCCGATACGGCCAGTCCTTGGTGAGGCTCCAATCCCCCCAACGGGGAAGCCACTGATAGAAATACGCTTCAAACCCTCGGCCGGCCCACCCTTTGGGCGTGTGGGTTTCCAGCACCACCAAATGACCCCCCGGCTTTAGCGCCTGGTGGACGGCCCGTATGGCGGCACCGGGATCGGCTTGATCCCGTAAAACAAAACTCATGAGAGCCACGTCAAATTCACGCGGGTGCCGGGGCGCCCACTCCTGGAGACGGGCATGCACCCGGTTCACCGGCACGGTGATTTCGTCCAGCATGTGGGCGGCCGCATCAACCCCCACCAACTCCCAATCGGGATGCCGCCGATATAATTTTTCCAAGAGCCGTCCGGTCCCGCAGCCCAAATCGACCACCCGCCTTGGGGAAAATCCCTCGGCAATCGTCATCAAGTCTCGTAGCCATCCGTCATAGCGGCCCCAGGAGACGGCATCGGTTTGCGATTCGTAGCGGGGCGCCATCCAGTCGAACGTTGGGGTTAAATCGCCGGTCTCCGGCTCTTTTTCCGTCACCACGCTCATATGCGAATATCCTCCTCTCGTTGGTTAAATGCCAGGAAATCCGGTTTGTAAAATGCGCCATAAAGCCTCGTCTTCCTCTTGATAAGCTTCCACCAGCCGCTCAAGACTATGCGCAACCCGCTGCCACGGTCCCGGCTCCCCGTCATACGACAAGCCGAGGACGCGGGCGGCTTCCGGTGTGCGGGCAATCAGGTGAAACGGCTGGAGATCGTGCGTTGAGCCGACCCCCACTGCCCGGCAAATCTCCCTCAGTTCTTTGGCCGTCGCCTCAAACCAATTAGCCACATGTTCGGCGGCCCGATCCCGGTTGAGCGGTGGAGCCGTTCGCTTGGACCCATGGGCCAGGACAAGCGCGGTGGGCGGTTTCTCCGGAACAATTTTCCACACTTCCTCGTGCGCCAGCGCAAACAATAAAATCGACCCGACGGCGACCACGTCCGCGCCCAAGGCTAACAGTTTCGCAATATCGGCGGCATCATGGACCCCACCGGAGACGATTAACGTAACCCGATTGCGCACCCCCAACACCTGAAGCCATCGATGGGCCCGCACGGTCAAAAGGGCGGTCGTTACGCCAAAGTGATCCGAAATCACCGCCGGACTTCCCGCGCTGCCGGCCGTCGATCCGTCTAACGTCACAGCATCAATCCCGAGTGCGGTCAGATAGGTTAAATCGTCTTCCAAGTGATGGCTGCCGGCGATTTTGATCCCGATCGGCACGTCCGGCACCATGGCCCGGACGTCGGACACCCAATCTTCGAGCTTCCGAAAGGGAGCATGATGAATCACCGCTTTTTGCCCGCCTAAATCCCGGGCCATGCGAGGCGCGAGCGCCGAAGCCGGTTTTTGAATACCGATACCCGCTTCCGCGCCCTGGCTCAGTTGAATTTCCACCATATCGGCTAAACGCAAGACCTCCGGCTGATGAGCCCAGGGAGCCCGGCTCAATTGCAACACCCATCGTTCCGCAAGTGCCCGTTCTTCCGGCAAATACGGCCCTTCGCCGGTGACAATGGCCGTTCCCGATACACTGGCCGCTTCCGCCAAAGCCACTTTGACATCTTCATCGACGGCCAAACCGTAGCCCATGGGCGCCACGATGACGGGCAGGGCGAGCGGCAACGGGCGCCGAGCCTCTGGGCCGATGACAGTATTTAAGGAAACCGGGTGTTTTTGGGCCAAGGCCCCCGGGATTAACGTAGCGGGATCGAAGCCGATTTGATCCAACCAATCGACATGCGGTCGCGATCCTAAAGGGTGCTGCGCGGGTGTGCCTTGCTCCGCCCGCTGCATGGTCAGGGCAATATCGGACACGTCATGGGTTTTTAAACTAAAAAACCATTCGGCGATCGACCATCCGGCATTATGGCCTAAGGCGGCCTCCCCCCGCCGCATCAGGCGCCGAAAGCCCCAAACGACCGCGACCGTCAAAATTGCCAAAATGAGTCCCGCCGTGATAAACGGAATAATCCAGATCACGTGTTGCCTCCTTCTCCCGCCGTCGACTGACCGCGATGCCGTTGACGAAACCAAGCCACGGCCACCGAGACGGGAATTACCGTTAACGTCCAATAAAAATCCGCGGGATTGACCCAGTTGAACAAAAGCGCCCGCGCGACCAAATCGGACGGAATGAAGGCCGCCAATCCGGCGATCACCGCGGTCGCCGTCACAATCATCCAACGGTAATTCTTTTGCCGAAACAGGGTATCCACATTCCACCCGAGACAAAAAAGATGCACCGCCAAATAGAGAATTAAGGCCGAGGTCCAGATCACCGTCACCAAAAGCCCGATACCTTTAATGAAAAACGAGCGCACCGATATCAACGAAAATACGTAAATAATCGGCCACCGAAGCTTGGCGGTGCCGTACGGCCCGAGCGTGGTCATCACCACCACATACAAAACCAATAAGATAAATCCTTGAAAGCCGATACCCCATAACGCCATCTGCATCCGTTCACGCGCATGCTTGACCCGCACCCTGGGCGTGAGACTCACCACCACCCCGCCATTCACGTAGAGAAACCAGGTGCCCACCACCGCCCGAAACCAATCGGGAATATTCCAATTGGGACTGGGCAGGAGCACCTGATAAAATCGCCAATGAGAGATACTGAGCGCCAATACCAGCAACAGCGTAATTAAGATTAAAGGAAACCAAAATTGCACCTGCCGGGCCACGGTGGCGAGCGGGCGGGCTCCCACCCAAGCCACCGTCACGCCTATGACCGCCAAGATGGCCCAACTGGGGGTATTGGGATAATAAAACGTTTGTAACATCTTCCCGAAGAGAGCCAAAATAATGACGTCAATCGCGACACAAAATACCGCCGTGCCCAAAAAGACGGGCCAGCTAAACCAGCCCCAGGTCCGACGCACGGTTAAAAGAAACGGCGAGGCATGGGTGGTTTCGGCCCAGCGCACCTCGAGCCAGGTTAAGAGAAGGGCGATCCCGGTGGTGACCGGCAAAGCATAAAGTCCATTGCTGCCGGCACTGGCCACCAGGTACTGGGGCCATAAATAGACCCCGCCGGCCACGACGGATACCGCCACCATCATAAAAAACTGCCCTTTGGAAATCGGCTCGACCGGCCCCGTCATCCGCTGACCCCCGTCCGCCGAATCGTCAGCCGCACAGTCACTGTCGCATCAATCGGTAAGTACCGCCAAGCTTCCGGGTGATCCACGTCGACCACTTCTTGATGCGAAAAAACCAGCATCCGGTTGAATCCAAAAGGATCGGTATGGGTCCGATTGGCCCGTCGGATGGCGTCAAGACACCAACTTAAAATTTCTTTTTCGCCGGCCCGGCTGATGCTTTGAAGCGCTTTCGGCGATAGCGGCGCCGATTCCGGCCATTGCTCCAAGTCGGCTACCAACGGCAGGGTGACCCGTGCCCGCACGGCGTCGCCGCCATCGGCGGCCGAAATCTCCGGTTTACCG contains:
- a CDS encoding GCN5-related N-acetyltransferase (PFAM: Acetyltransferase (GNAT) family~COGs: COG1670 Acetyltransferase including N-acetylase of ribosomal protein~InterPro IPR000182~KEGG: tmr:Tmar_2223 GCN5-related N-acetyltransferase~PFAM: GCN5-related N-acetyltransferase~SPTR: GCN5-related N-acetyltransferase), encoding MHLMDHGPYRRLRRLEPGDVARLMEWDNDPEIYQLTGKKFSYELDPKRWWLSLHEDNRRLALGIVNDQQELIGDVELEHITWRAREAELRVSIGDKRYWNQGMGGEAVSEMLMIAFGPLGLEKIYLRVRHDNPRAIRVYQKVGFQPVGRLKATGHLAGMADLILMEVTPKTYQPWKVRAASALWFRTPVS
- a CDS encoding Phosphoglycerate mutase (PFAM: Phosphoglycerate mutase family~InterPro IPR013078~KEGG: pbr:PB2503_08739 hypothetical protein~PFAM: Phosphoglycerate mutase~SPTR: Putative uncharacterized protein) codes for the protein MTALRGKRLWVMRHGRPDLPDNPFFMTRETFNRFLEAYDAAGLSDREKDRLRRLYEGYPRPDLVVTSDLPRARETAELFARSAPIIEDPVFREIPVRLPDVPTWFLSRLWPGEIWWGYLRFAWFYDIPPEGQKKSLERAQTAIGKLEQYQSDVPNLAVVSHSGFLLVLIDQLQRAGRIRGRRLPHIGFGLPTDYIWQ
- a CDS encoding FAD-dependent pyridine nucleotide-disulfide oxidoreductase (PFAM: Pyridine nucleotide-disulphide oxidoreductase~COGs: COG1252 NADH dehydrogenase FAD-containing subunit~InterPro IPR013027~KEGG: sua:Saut_0503 sulfide-quinone oxidoreductase~PFAM: FAD-dependent pyridine nucleotide-disulphide oxidoreductase~SPTR: Sulfide-quinone oxidoreductase), with amino-acid sequence MKRAVVLGARFGGLAVVAWLRRLYSPGHLEITVIEQWQRMIYRPGLVDVFQSDPLSVLPRLTIPLASYFQKRRVRLLTDTVVGIDPEKRHVMVASHAPVPYDVLFVATGMEPAWDAVSGLSRRHGGLCEGYLARRSGRLLHAEPHGRMVWAVGPLLGVDHWDPPVTVGCECPLLESLFIWDRYLRQKHRRDQVELTVVTPAARIAEMVGPRAREWVLSELDRRSIRLVTGARYQQVTDRTLVLSNQTIPYDHSVWIPPYSGPRWAQNTPLVDQGGWIPVSAHLQHPVFPDIYAVGDGVSRSWPKQGHSAMVEARVAVTHWHAQQEKQKPPPPFRPLMLWVLEAGGPSGIFHASTTFWGGSRDILWQGRWPVWVKRSFGWAYIRRQGDLPIMP
- a CDS encoding Methyltransferase type 12 (PFAM: ubiE/COQ5 methyltransferase family~COGs: COG2226 Methylase involved in ubiquinone/menaquinone biosynthesis~InterPro IPR013217~KEGG: rmr:Rmar_2332 ubiquinone/menaquinone biosynthesis methyltransferase~PFAM: Methyltransferase type 12~SPTR: Menaquinone biosynthesis methyltransferase ubiE) yields the protein MSVVTEKEPETGDLTPTFDWMAPRYESQTDAVSWGRYDGWLRDLMTIAEGFSPRRVVDLGCGTGRLLEKLYRRHPDWELVGVDAAAHMLDEITVPVNRVHARLQEWAPRHPREFDVALMSFVLRDQADPGAAIRAVHQALKPGGHLVVLETHTPKGWAGRGFEAYFYQWLPRWGDWSLTKDWPYRPEEAPYRWLARSHRRWHRGDQMPAWLKEAGFRNVQTRRPATDVVMVWTAEA
- a CDS encoding ferredoxin-dependent glutamate synthase (PFAM: Conserved region in glutamate synthase~COGs: COG0069 Glutamate synthase domain 2~InterPro IPR002932~KEGG: mta:Moth_2018 ferredoxin-dependent glutamate synthase~PFAM: Glutamate synthase, central-C~SPTR: Ferredoxin-dependent glutamate synthase), whose translation is MIWIIPFITAGLILAILTVAVVWGFRRLMRRGEAALGHNAGWSIAEWFFSLKTHDVSDIALTMQRAEQGTPAQHPLGSRPHVDWLDQIGFDPATLIPGALAQKHPVSLNTVIGPEARRPLPLALPVIVAPMGYGLAVDEDVKVALAEAASVSGTAIVTGEGPYLPEERALAERWVLQLSRAPWAHQPEVLRLADMVEIQLSQGAEAGIGIQKPASALAPRMARDLGGQKAVIHHAPFRKLEDWVSDVRAMVPDVPIGIKIAGSHHLEDDLTYLTALGIDAVTLDGSTAGSAGSPAVISDHFGVTTALLTVRAHRWLQVLGVRNRVTLIVSGGVHDAADIAKLLALGADVVAVGSILLFALAHEEVWKIVPEKPPTALVLAHGSKRTAPPLNRDRAAEHVANWFEATAKELREICRAVGVGSTHDLQPFHLIARTPEAARVLGLSYDGEPGPWQRVAHSLERLVEAYQEEDEALWRILQTGFPGI